The genome window ACTTGGTGCGTCGCACACCAAGATGATCGGCGTCTGGCCGCACAGATTGACTGCCCCTACCGGGTAACCATGATCCAATATGTTCGACGGGTGTTCGCCGTGCTCCGAATTCTTGTTGTAAGCCCGTTCGGCAAACGTCCACTCCGGACCAGCCAAACGAAAGCCGGTTCTGTTGCTGCGCGCTTGCAACGTCCAATCGCTCGATAGAAAACGCGTGTGCCCTGCGGCGTCGATCCAATCGTCGTTGGGCCCTGGGACGACTTCGATCTCCCAGCTCCGCTCACCTGTCAGCGGCGGGCGATATTTGTGCGCAACTGTCCATCCAGGCTTGCTGTCGCCCATTGCCACCGGCACCATCTGTCCTTTCTTCAGCGCGTGACCCGCCATGCCGCCGATCCCCGCCTGATGGAATGTGGCGCGTGACCCCAAGACCGGGGGCGTATCGATACCACCCGCGATCGCCAAATATGTCCGCGCGCCAATGCGGGCGAAGCTCAGGCTCAGGACCTGGCCGGCGCGCACGGTAAAACTCTGCCACATCGGCACCGGCTCGCCGTCGAGCAGGGGAGCCATATCCGCGCCAGTCACGGCAATCACCGCATCGCGCTGAAATCGCAGCGTCGGGCCGGTGAATTGGCATTCGAGGCCCGCTGCCCCGGGCGCGTTGCCGACCAGGAGATTGGCAAGCTGAAACGACCAAAAATCCATTGGTCCAGAAAACGGGAAGCCCTGCTCCCAATATCCGATACGGCCCGGCATATCCTGCACACTGGTTTCCAGACCTGGCTTGATTACTTCGAGCATGAACGCGCCTAAAATCGCACCGACTCGTCGATGGTCGCGAGCCAGTTGTGATAAT of Pseudomonadota bacterium contains these proteins:
- a CDS encoding biotin-dependent carboxyltransferase family protein, which encodes MLEVIKPGLETSVQDMPGRIGYWEQGFPFSGPMDFWSFQLANLLVGNAPGAAGLECQFTGPTLRFQRDAVIAVTGADMAPLLDGEPVPMWQSFTVRAGQVLSLSFARIGARTYLAIAGGIDTPPVLGSRATFHQAGIGGMAGHALKKGQMVPVAMGDSKPGWTVAHKYRPPLTGERSWEIEVVPGPNDDWIDAAGHTRFLSSDWTLQARSNRTGFRLAGPEWTFAERAYNKNSEHGEHPSNILDHGYPVGAVNLCGQTPIILVCDAPSTGGFINPYTVPSAVFWKLAQSRPNDIYRFKSISLDAAQEMRRRVNRMCTVDCIESA